One stretch of Oncorhynchus clarkii lewisi isolate Uvic-CL-2024 chromosome 1, UVic_Ocla_1.0, whole genome shotgun sequence DNA includes these proteins:
- the LOC139411130 gene encoding steroid 17-alpha-hydroxylase/17,20 lyase, whose translation MAWFLCMCVFSVVGLGLLLLQVKLRRSLETRGGPPSLPVFPLIGSLLSLRSNQAPHVLFQKLQQKYGHTYSLMMGPHTVILVNHHQHAKEVLLKKGKIFAGRPRTVTTDLLTRDGKDIAFADYGATWRFHRKTVHGALCMFGEGSASIEKIICREALSLCDTLRESGSASLDLSPELTRAVTNVVCSLCFSSSYCRGDPEFEAMLQFSQGIVDTVAKDSLVDIFPWLQVFPNADLRLLKQCVSIRDKLLQKKYEEHKSDYSDHEQRDLLDALLRAKRSAENNNTAEITMETVGLSEDHLLMTVGDIFGAGVETTSTVLKWAIAYLIHHPQVQKRIQEELDSVVGGDRTPQLSDRGSLPYLEATIREVLRIRPVAPLLIPHVAQTDTSIGKFTVRKGARIIINLWSLHHDEKEWKNPEMFDPGRFLNEEGTGLCIPSPSYLPFGAGVRVCLGEALAKMEIFLFLSWILQRLTMTVSPGQPLPSLEGKFGVVLQPVKYKVNATPRAGWEKSHLQTS comes from the exons ATGGCGTGGtttttgtgcatgtgtgtattcTCTGTGGTCGGGCTGGGTCTACTGCTCTTGCAGGTGAAACTTCGAAGGTCCCTGGAGACCAGAGGGGGCCCTCCGAGCCTGCCCGTGTTCCCACTCATCGGGAGCCTGTTGAGCCTGCGAAGCAATCAGGCACCGCATGTCCTCTTCCAGAAGCTGCAGCAGAAGTATGGACATACCTATTCTCTAATGATGGGCCCACACACAGTCATCCTTGTCAACCACCACCAGCACGCCAAAGAGGTCCTCCTTAAAAAGGGGAAAATCTTTGCAGGAAGACCCAGAACA GTAACCACAGACCTGTTGACGAGGGACGGTAAAGATATTGCCTTTGCAGACTACGGTGCCACTTGGAGATTTCATCGTAAAACAGTGCATGGAGCCTTGTGTATGTTTGGTGAGGGCTCTGCCTCCATCGAGAAGATTA tctgtaGGGAAGCTCTCTCCCTGTGTGACACTCTGCGAGAGTCAGGAAGTGCATCGTTGGACTTGTCCCCAGAGCTGACAAGAGCTGTCACCAACGTGGTCTGCTCTCTCTGCTTCAGCTCCTCCTATTGCCGCGGCGACCCCGAGTTTGAGGCCATGCTGCAGTTCAGCCAGGGCATCGTGGATACGGTCGCTAAGGACAGTCTGGTGGACATCTTCCCATGGCTACAG GTCTTCCCCAACGCAGACCTGCGTCTCCTAAAGCAGTGTGTGTCAATCAGAGACAAGCTGCTTCAGAAAAAATACGAGGAACACAAG TCGGACTACAGCGATCATGAACAGAGAGACCTGCTGGACGCCCTGCTAAGGGCCAAACGCAGTGCTGAGAACAACAACACTGCCGAGATCACCATGGAGACCGTGGGCCTTAGTGAAGACCACCTGCTCATGACCGTGGGTGACATATTTGGAGCCGGAGTGGAAACCACGTCAACAGTCCTAAAATGGGCAATTGCCTACCTCATCCACCATCCACAGGTACAAAAGCGAATTCAGGAGGAACTGGACAGTGTGGTGGGGGGAGACAGAACCCCCCAGCTCAGTGACAGGGGGAGCCTGCCCTACCTGGAGGCCACCATTAGAGAGGTGCTACGCATCCGGCCTGTTGCCCCTCTACTCATCCCCCATGTAGCCCAAACAgacaccag TATTGGCAAGTTCACTGTTAGGAAAGGTGCTCGCATCATCATCAACTTGTGGTCCCTGCATCACGATGAGAAGGAGTGGAAGAACCCAGAGATGTTTGACCCTG GTCGCTTCCTGAACGAGGAGGGAACAGGTCTGTGCATCCCCTCGCCCAGCTACTTGCCGTTTGGGGCAGGGGTGAGAGTGTGTCTGGGGGAGGCGCTGGCTAAGATGgagatcttcctcttcctctcctggaTCCTTCAGCGTTTAACTATGACCGTGTCCCCGGGCCAGCCACTGCCCAGCCTGGAAGGAAAGTTTGGGGTAGTCCTCCAGCCGGTCAAATACAAGGTCAATGCCACACCAAGAGCAGGCTGGGAGAAGAGCCATCTCCAGACCTCTTAG
- the LOC139411139 gene encoding BLOC-1-related complex subunit 7 → MASVESQPRFGQSVKGLLSDKVGSCSGDVIALTRQVLKGSRSQELLGQAARNMVIQEDAILHSEDSLRKMSIITTHLQYQQEAIQKNVEHSKNLQDQLRHLLK, encoded by the exons ATGGCTTCCGTGGAGTCGCAACCACGGTTTGGTCAATCTGTCAAAGGATTGTTGTCTGATAAAGTGGGCTCCTGCAGCGGGGATGTGATCGCCCTGACTCGCCAGGTGCTAAAGGGATCACGGAGTCAAGAG CTTCTGGGACAGGCTGCCAGAAACATGGTCATTCAGGAGGACGCCATTCTGCACTCAGAGGAT AGTTTGAGAAAAATGTCCATCATCACCACCCATTTGCAATATCA ACAAGAGGCCATCCAGAAGAA TGTGGAACACTCCAAAAACCTTCAGGATCAACTGAGGCATTTACTGAAATGA